Proteins found in one Zea mays cultivar B73 chromosome 1, Zm-B73-REFERENCE-NAM-5.0, whole genome shotgun sequence genomic segment:
- the LOC100283821 gene encoding uncharacterized protein LOC100283821, which produces MSTVTSCTFLSLGSPVRPAVSSARPAAAAVASRRRPRSLSVCCEAGRKGDHNPKTDLHPFNIPAFVLVHPVAPREERWQLEEDADKVNLWFEVPGQSKDDLTVEIDEDVLVIKKRKELVGQRSPAGGGVAEYGSQSQQQSRRGTADGKELPAAQQGQAGEVVYARMLLPAGYSRDGVQAELKSGVLRVTVVKVTERARRKIDVPIQVK; this is translated from the exons ATGTCGACGGTCACTTCTTGCACCTTTCTGAGCCTCGGGTCCCCAGTGCGGCCGGCAGTCTCCTCCGCGagaccggcggcggcggcggtggcttcCCGACGGAGGCCCCGGTCCCTTTCTGTGTGCTGCGAGGCCGGCCGGAAAGGGGATCACAACCCAAAGACGGATCTGCATCCATTTAACATCCCTGCCTTCG TTCTGGTGCACCCGGTGGCACCACGTGAGGAACGGTGGCAGCTGGAGGAGGACGCCGACAAGGTGAACCTGTGGTTCGAGGTGCCTGGGCAGTCCAAGGATGACCTCACCGTGGAGATCGACGAAGACGTGCTCGTCATCAAGAAGAGGAAGGAGCTGGTGGGCCAGCGGAGCCCTGCTGGCGGTGGCGTCGCAGAGTACGGCTCGCAGTCCCAGCAGCAGAGCAGGAGGGGCACCGCAGATGGCAAGGAGCTGCCGGCGGCACAGCAGGGCCAGGCCGGCGAGGTGGTCTATGCCCGGATGCTCCTCCCGGCGGGGTACAGCAGGGATGGCGTGCAGGCCGAGCTCAAGTCCGGCGTGCTCAGGGTCACTGTCGTCAAGGTCACGGAGCGAGCGCGCAGGAAGATCGACGTCCCCATTCAAGTCAAGTAG